In one Bacillota bacterium genomic region, the following are encoded:
- a CDS encoding ABC transporter ATP-binding protein, producing MEILRVENLSKVYGSGETAVRALDDVSFSVDKGEFVAIVGPSGSGKSTLLHILGGVDRPSSGHVFIDDVDIYGLNETRLAIFRRRQIGLIYQFYNLIPVLSVEENITLPLLLDERKVDSSRLGEIIDTLGLADRLGHLPNQLSGGQQQRVSIGRALINNPALVLADEPTGNLDSKNSAEIIELLKLSNKKYNQTLLVITHDQDIAMQADRIISLEDGRIERDEVRR from the coding sequence ATGGAAATTTTGCGGGTGGAGAATTTAAGCAAGGTTTATGGTTCCGGGGAGACGGCAGTGCGGGCGCTGGATGACGTTTCTTTCTCTGTGGATAAAGGTGAATTTGTGGCGATAGTCGGGCCCTCGGGCTCGGGCAAGTCTACACTATTGCATATCCTGGGCGGGGTGGACCGACCCAGTTCCGGGCATGTGTTCATTGATGATGTAGACATTTATGGCCTGAACGAAACGCGACTGGCCATCTTCCGCCGCCGGCAAATTGGTTTGATCTATCAGTTTTACAACCTGATTCCCGTCTTGAGCGTGGAAGAGAACATTACCTTGCCGCTGCTTTTGGATGAGCGCAAGGTGGACAGCAGTCGTTTAGGCGAGATCATTGACACACTGGGGCTTGCTGACCGTTTAGGACATTTGCCGAACCAGCTCTCCGGTGGGCAGCAGCAGCGGGTATCCATCGGTCGGGCGCTGATCAACAACCCGGCGCTTGTTCTGGCCGATGAGCCCACTGGCAATTTGGATAGCAAGAATAGCGCCGAGATCATCGAGCTGTTGAAGCTCTCGAATAAGAAGTACAATCAGACATTGTTGGTCATTACCCACGACCAGGACATTGCCATGCAGGCCGACCGGATCATCAGTCTTGAGGACGGGCGGATTGAGCGGGATGAGGTTCGGCGATGA
- a CDS encoding cytidine deaminase, protein MFCVVSGVPIVNLDHFDFIDKPEIIFGLVGAVGTPLKQVTQILKEQMEIREYSSEEIELSKFLCENLPLRSSVCHDGGEYSRIDSMMNRGNELRERTDGGEVLSLLAAAKIHVKRSEDHLYLNGQSFILRQLKHPEEVFCLRRIYGSSFHLIGVYSSEASRRQNLLKQGMSSDQVDRIFARDEGEELLYGQQLRDTYYLADVFVADGPQLEGQLQRYLKLLFAEEVITPSADEYGMHLSYSASLKSGDLSRQVGAAILNEHREVISLGANEVPAPMGGQYWEDSPLDSRDCRKGYDSNAKIKREIVEDIIKALQLSDDVEQVSYKLKNTRLMDITEFGRCVHAEMESILGAGRVGISCRQGTLYTTTFPCHNCAKHIVNAGLQRVVYIEPYPKSMAKDLHDDAIAFTEDGEGEETEKVIFEPFVGVAPRKYWILFSIYTADGRRLKRKDDEGNLVDTPLGLRLATSTLTYIERERVVAAAVSRIKELLLK, encoded by the coding sequence ATGTTTTGTGTGGTGAGTGGTGTGCCAATTGTAAACCTTGATCACTTTGATTTTATAGATAAACCGGAAATAATATTTGGTTTGGTTGGTGCGGTGGGAACTCCGCTGAAACAAGTTACTCAGATTTTAAAAGAACAGATGGAAATAAGGGAATATTCTTCGGAAGAGATTGAGCTGAGTAAGTTTCTTTGTGAAAATTTACCTCTAAGAAGTTCGGTTTGTCATGATGGTGGCGAATATTCTCGGATTGATAGCATGATGAATCGCGGGAATGAGCTCCGGGAAAGAACAGATGGTGGCGAGGTGTTGTCTTTACTCGCTGCTGCAAAAATACATGTAAAAAGATCAGAGGACCACCTGTATCTCAATGGTCAATCCTTTATCTTACGCCAATTAAAGCATCCTGAAGAAGTGTTCTGCCTGAGGAGAATATATGGTTCCTCGTTCCATTTGATAGGGGTATATTCTTCGGAAGCTTCCCGAAGACAAAACTTGCTGAAACAAGGAATGAGTTCTGACCAGGTTGACCGTATCTTCGCAAGGGACGAGGGCGAGGAATTATTGTATGGTCAACAATTACGGGACACTTATTACTTGGCAGACGTCTTTGTTGCTGATGGGCCACAGTTAGAAGGTCAGCTGCAGCGCTATTTAAAACTTCTTTTTGCGGAAGAGGTAATAACCCCTTCTGCAGATGAATACGGTATGCATTTATCTTATAGTGCATCGCTTAAGTCGGGCGACCTGTCCAGACAAGTTGGTGCGGCCATATTGAATGAACATAGGGAAGTTATCTCTCTAGGAGCAAATGAGGTTCCTGCACCAATGGGAGGGCAATACTGGGAAGATTCGCCACTAGATTCTCGCGATTGTAGAAAAGGATATGACTCTAACGCTAAGATAAAAAGAGAAATAGTGGAAGATATAATTAAAGCCCTCCAGCTGTCGGACGATGTAGAGCAAGTATCTTACAAATTAAAAAACACTCGGTTAATGGATATCACGGAATTTGGAAGATGTGTCCATGCTGAGATGGAGTCAATATTAGGAGCTGGAAGGGTGGGGATATCCTGTAGACAAGGCACCCTATATACAACGACATTTCCATGCCATAATTGTGCCAAACACATTGTTAATGCGGGGTTACAACGCGTAGTATATATTGAGCCTTACCCCAAGAGCATGGCCAAGGATTTACATGACGATGCAATTGCCTTTACTGAAGATGGGGAAGGCGAAGAAACCGAAAAAGTAATCTTTGAGCCTTTTGTGGGTGTTGCTCCACGAAAATATTGGATTTTATTCTCCATTTATACTGCTGATGGCAGGCGGTTAAAAAGAAAAGATGACGAAGGAAATTTGGTGGATACGCCTTTGGGCTTGCGCCTTGCAACTTCCACTTTGACCTATATCGAAAGGGAAAGAGTGGTTGCCGCTGCTGTATCAAGAATAAAAGAGCTCTTACTAAAGTGA
- a CDS encoding response regulator transcription factor — translation MLHHHDIISPVMHMQKLLLVEDDKTIALGLEYSLGQEGFAVTVCYDVTSALSVLEESFDLIILDLGLPDGSGYDICRTVKEKSDVPVIFLTAVDDEVNVVMGLDMGADDYITKPFRVRELVSRIKTVLRRYRKTEGGLSGTGEKGDRSELRLGDVLINTAQAKVYKRDVEIQLTALEYRLLLTFVNNEGQVLSRSQLLEGIWDIAGDFVNDNTLTVYIKRLREKIEDDPQHPALIHTVRGLGYKAGEWDA, via the coding sequence ATGCTACATCATCATGATATAATATCCCCGGTGATGCATATGCAGAAGTTACTGCTCGTTGAAGACGATAAAACAATAGCCCTGGGTCTCGAGTATTCCCTGGGCCAGGAGGGGTTTGCGGTTACTGTCTGTTATGACGTGACTTCAGCCCTTTCTGTGCTTGAGGAATCCTTCGATTTAATCATCCTAGACCTTGGTTTGCCGGACGGGAGCGGCTATGACATTTGCCGTACTGTGAAGGAGAAGTCCGATGTGCCTGTCATCTTCTTGACGGCTGTTGACGATGAGGTCAATGTTGTCATGGGCCTGGATATGGGCGCCGATGATTATATCACCAAACCGTTTCGGGTTCGGGAGCTGGTGTCTCGGATTAAGACAGTCTTACGGCGCTACCGGAAGACCGAAGGCGGTTTGAGTGGGACTGGGGAGAAAGGTGACCGATCAGAGCTCCGCCTCGGGGATGTGCTGATTAACACGGCCCAGGCCAAGGTATATAAGCGTGATGTTGAGATTCAGCTCACTGCCTTGGAGTATCGGCTGCTGTTGACCTTTGTGAATAACGAGGGCCAGGTGCTTTCCCGGTCGCAGCTGCTGGAGGGCATCTGGGATATTGCCGGGGACTTCGTGAATGACAATACCCTGACTGTCTACATCAAGCGGCTACGGGAGAAGATTGAAGACGATCCCCAGCATCCTGCCTTAATCCATACTGTGCGTGGGCTGGGCTACAAAGCGGGTGAGTGGGATGCTTAG
- a CDS encoding HAMP domain-containing histidine kinase, giving the protein MFRNREVLLVLSVMLLVSLVGIIVGSSVSAAGIVAAVSAAFVLLFLGFTWWRYRELDRLAEYLTRVVEGNYGLDIRDNAEGELSILKSEIYKVTVMLSEQAAALRKEKGNLADALSDISHQLKTPLTSMFVMTDLLCGDLPEEKRVEFTGKLRRQLERIEWLVTSLLKLSRLDAGTVEFRKAAVSAERLVSAACEPLLITMELKEQKLVVDCPEFEFVCDLNWTVEALVNILKNCVEHTPAGGEIRISCRDYPLYTEIVIEDNGTGIDKADLPYIFNRFYKGKNAGDDSIGIGLAMAKSIVVAQGGSVDVRSSDLGSKFMLRFFR; this is encoded by the coding sequence ATGTTTCGGAATCGTGAAGTTTTGCTTGTGCTATCTGTTATGCTGTTGGTTTCTTTGGTTGGTATAATCGTTGGTTCTTCAGTCAGCGCCGCCGGGATTGTTGCTGCTGTTTCGGCGGCTTTTGTTCTGCTCTTTTTAGGGTTCACCTGGTGGCGTTATCGGGAGCTGGACCGGCTTGCCGAATATCTGACCCGGGTAGTTGAGGGCAACTATGGCCTGGACATCCGGGATAATGCCGAGGGAGAGTTGTCGATTCTCAAGAGCGAAATCTATAAGGTTACAGTTATGTTGAGCGAGCAGGCAGCGGCGCTGCGTAAAGAGAAGGGCAATCTGGCCGATGCCCTATCAGATATCTCCCATCAGCTAAAGACGCCGCTGACCTCAATGTTTGTGATGACGGATTTATTGTGTGGCGACTTGCCAGAGGAGAAGCGGGTGGAGTTTACCGGCAAGTTGCGGCGACAGCTGGAGCGAATTGAGTGGTTGGTTACTTCGCTATTGAAGCTCTCGCGGCTGGATGCGGGCACAGTGGAGTTTCGCAAGGCTGCTGTTTCGGCTGAGCGCTTGGTTTCCGCGGCCTGCGAGCCGCTGCTAATTACAATGGAGTTAAAGGAACAGAAGCTGGTTGTGGACTGTCCGGAGTTTGAGTTTGTCTGTGATTTGAACTGGACGGTGGAGGCGCTGGTTAATATATTGAAGAACTGTGTGGAGCATACGCCGGCGGGCGGGGAGATTCGGATTAGTTGTAGGGACTATCCATTGTATACCGAGATTGTGATTGAGGATAATGGTACAGGCATTGACAAGGCGGATTTACCCTATATCTTCAACCGCTTTTATAAAGGGAAGAATGCCGGCGATGATTCAATCGGCATCGGCCTGGCCATGGCCAAGAGCATTGTCGTGGCTCAGGGCGGGAGCGTAGACGTGCGCAGCAGTGATTTAGGTAGTAAGTTCATGCTCCGGTTTTTTCGATAA